A window from Culex pipiens pallens isolate TS chromosome 3, TS_CPP_V2, whole genome shotgun sequence encodes these proteins:
- the LOC120417471 gene encoding aldehyde dehydrogenase, dimeric NADP-preferring-like isoform X6, translated as MSFADAVQQLHTTFASGKTRNVDFRLKQLRNLLRMYEENSAEMVKVLAADLRKHKQEAHVLEIDFMINDIRNTIFNLQEWVKPEKPEKTMVNIMDGVYIYKDPYGVVLVIGAWNYPLQLTLVPVAGAIASGNCVLIKPSEVAPATSRFIAETIPKYLDPECYRVVEGGAKETSELLKQKFDYVFYTGSGRVGRIVHQACNENLTPCTLELGGKSPCYIDSTADIAIATKRILWGKFINAGQTCIAPDYVLCSKSVQKQFLEEARKILKEWYGTNPKESPDLCRIINQQHFQRLSAMIKGANVAIGGDMDSQEKYIAPTILVDVSSSDPIMQDEIFGPILPIVNVENAYDAIRFINAREKPLALYIFSKQKAEQRALVSNTSSGGVCINDTMLHLAVESLPFGGVGPSGMGAYHGKYSFDTFTHRKSCLAKDFNMIGEKLASSRYPPYSDTKLSFLTTLLKKRQGFSTKFLPYVLMFGVGVATTLLVTSLMKKRALILPSLRK; from the exons ATGAGTTTTGCCGAC GCGGTACAACAGCTTCACACGACCTTCGCCAGCGGAAAGACGCGCAATGTCGACTTCAG ACTCAAGCAGCTCCGGAACCTGCTCCGCATGTACGAGGAGAACTCCGCCGAGATGGTGAAGGTGCTGGCCGCCGATCTTCGCAAGCACAAGCAGGAAGCGCACGTGCTGGAGATTGACTTTATGATCAACGACATTCGGAACACCATATTCAATCTGCAAGAATGGGTCAAACCGGAGAAGCCGGAGAAGACCATGGTGAACATCATGGACGGGGTGTACATCTACAAGGACCCGTACGGCGTGGTGCTGGTCATCGGAGCCTGGAACTATCCGCTGCAGTTGACGCTGGTGCCGGTGGCGGGTGCGATTGCGTCGGGAAATTGCGTCCTAATCAAGCCTAGCGAGGTGGCCCCGGCTACGTCGCGGTTCATTGCCGAAACGATTCCCAAGTATCTGGATCCG GAATGTTACCGTGTGGTGGAAGGTGGCGCAAAAGAAACATCTGAGCTGTTGAAACAGAAATTTGACTACGTTTTCTACACCGGCTCGGGACGCGTGGGACGAATTGTGCACCAGGCTTGTAACGAGAACCTCACGCCGTGCACGCTGGAACTGGGCGGAAAGAGTCCTTGCTACATCGACAGCACGGCAGATATTGCGATCGCCACCAAGCGAATCCTGTGGGGCAAGTTTATCAACGCGGGTCAGACCTGTATCGCGCCGGACTACGTGCTGTGTTCCAAGTCGGTCCAGAAGCAGTTTCTGGAAGAGGCTAGAAAGATTCTGAAGGAATGGTACGGTACCAATCCCAAGGAAAGTCCGGATCTGTGTCGGATCATCAACCAGCAGCATTTCCA ACGTCTCAGTGCCATGATCAAGGGAGCAAATGTGGCCATCGGTGGGGATATGGATTCGCAGGAGAAATACATCGCCCCCACCATCCTCGTGGACGTCAGCTCCAGCGATCCCATCATGCAGGACGAAATCTTCGGACCGATCCTGCCGATCGTCAACGTGGAAAACGCGTACGACGCTATCCGCTTCATCAACGCAAG AGAGAAACCGCTAGCCCTGTACATCTTCAGCAAGCAAAAGGCGGAGCAAAGGGCACTCGTTTCTAACACTTCTAGTGGTGGAGTTTGTATCAATGACACTATGCTGCACCTGGCAG TTGAATCCCTACCTTTTGGTGGTGTTGGCCCTAGTGGAATGGGGGCTTACCATGGAAAGTACTCCTTCGACACGTTTACCCACCGAAAATCCTGCTTGGCGAAAGACTTCAACATGATTGGCGAGAAACTGGCCTC ATCCCGGTATCCACCGTACTCGGACACCAAGTTGTCTTTCCTGACAACGCTGCTCAAGAAACGGCAAGGCTTCTCGACGAAGTTCCTGCCGTACGTGCTGAtgtttggagttggagttgcCACTACACTGCTGGTGACGTCCCTCATGAAG AAACGTGCACTAATTTTACCTTCGCTGAGAAAATAA